Part of the Solanum pennellii chromosome 10, SPENNV200 genome is shown below.
TGGCATAAGTAAATGCTGGATCGATATATTTCTTGTACATTTCCAATATCTCATTATGGCTCACAACACCCGGGTTTGTGAAATTCCATATGCCTCTGAGATTACGCTTTGCCATCTCAATTGAAATCGGAAGAAGCTCATCCAATATGGTCATACTGTTAGGAATATTGACCACCTTATTATAGCGGCTGATCTTGGTAATGAAATTGCGAGGGTTGCTGAGATCTGAAGATATTGGCATGCGAACTCTGAGTGTGCAAACGTTGTCATAATTTTTCAACAGATCTTCAACCTGGTTAAAGAAAACATGTTAATGCCTAAATAAGAGAATGATGTATTATGGATCAAAGTCTAAACAAGTGCTTACCATGGCCTTGGTCTTTGAATAGAAAGAACCAGCAAAATTGGGTGTGTCTTCCTCTTTGAACCCAATACCAGAACCTTCTGGATGTGCAGCATCATACTCAAATATGCAGCCAGTGGCAAAGTTCACCATCAGGAGGCCATTCTCTCTGCAAACATCTGCCAAGTTTAGAGTACCAGCAACATTTGTACGAATTGTTTCTGGTTTGTGACTCTCACACCAATCAACGTTGGGTCTGCCAGTGACACCAGCAGCATTGAATACATGTGTGGGCTTGACAGAATTAATGTCTGCCAAAAGCTTTGAGCGATCTTCCAAACGTCCCCTGCCATACTCATAAGGAATACCCTGTTTCTCACACAATTTCCCTAGCACACCGCCAATCCACCCAGTCCTACCATAGATCAAGAACTTAAAAGGGGATTTCTGAGGCACATTGCTGGTCTTTGAAGCTGGAGCTGCCATTTTGGTTTCATTGGACTTCCCTGAGAATTCGGTAGATCCAGAATCATATTTCTCAGCTCCATCCAAATTTCTTTCTATATCACCAGGCATCATCAGCATTCTAGGATGGGGAAGCAATGCTCCCGAGACATCCCCCCACCAATCAGGGTTATTCTTATACCATTCAATAGTCTTTTTCAGACCCTCCTCCCACCTGGTCGTCTCAGACCAACCCAAGTTCTTCAACTTCTGATCATCCAGAAAGTACCTTTGGTCATTAAACGGCCTGTTCTCCACAAACTGAATAACTTTGTCTGAATCTATGTCAAAGAGTTTGCATATATCTTGGGCAACATCGATCACTCTTCTCTCTTTTGTAGTTCCAATGTTATAAACGTGACCGACCTCTCCCTTGTGTAGAACGCATTCAAAAGCCTCAGCAACATCCTCACAATAGAGATAACTACGAACATTACAACCATCACCATGAATAGGAAGAGGCTTTCCCCTCATGGCTAAAAGTATGAACTTAGGGATCAGTTTCTCAGGAAATTGGTTAGGACCATAGACATTGTTACCTCTAGTGGTTATAACAGGTAAACCATATGATCTACCATAAGCCATAACAAGCATTTCAGCCCCAGCTTTTGTGGCTGAATATGGGTTAGTGGGAAGGAGTTGTGAGGCTTCGTGGTTTCCTACAACAGCATCCTCATCAGTCTCCCCATAAACCTCATCCGTACTCACATGGATAAACCTTCTGATCTGACCAGTAACTTTGCAGGCCTCTAATAGTACATGGGTACCATAGATGTTATTCTTAGTGAACTCAAAGCTATTACCAAAGGAGTTATCAACATGGGTCTGAGCAGCAAAGTGCATTATAGTGTCAATGGACTCAGTAATGAGAAGGTAGTTAACAAGATCTGCACTAGCAATGTCTCCCTTAACAAACTTGAAATTAGGGGAAGATCGGGAAGGAATGAGGTTCTTCAAACTTGAACAATAGTCAAGTTTGTCAAGGACAACAATCTTGTAATCAGGGTAGCTCCGAACAAGCCTGTTGGCTACATGACATGCAATAAATCCGGCAGCTCCAGTAATGAGTATATTCTTTGGGGTGTATGTTGACATCTTGAAGCAGCTTCTAACATATGCAAAATTCCAAATCAATATCAAGATTTTGTAGCAACCTTAGATCCATAAGTAAAAAGAGCATAGAAAAACCAAAACAATATCTAGTTTCTAATCGATCATCCTAACTACTCCTCACCTCACGTGAATCTTTAGTAGCTTAGTTGGTTAGCTACCTGAACTCTCACGTTGTTGCTAAAACTTCGATTGCTATACCTTGTAATCCCCTCACTCATTTCTCCTCCATCTACCccaaatatttcaataaaaacaCTAACTATTTCTCAATACAAAACTAGTCGGAGTCGGCAATATGAATCCTATACATATTCTACTCATTTCAATCCAAAAACTTATTTCTCTAAACCTAATCCCTCGTTTCACCATTACAAACCAAGAAAAAACCCAGATCACTAGATCCGAATTTTTCCCAAcaatgatcaccaattcaaatGATTATCTCTATTAGATCTACATAAATTAATCAATgctaaaccaaaaaaaaacagatCAACAACATCAAATTATCACACAGATCTAACCAAGATACAAATGCTATAACAGAAAATCAATAGTGGATCATTTTCTTCAATTCAAATTGCAACAGATCACACGAGATCAAAATAATAGCAATAAATCATGcagaaaaaattcaataaattgaaaattgatgAAACTTACTGATTCAAATCCCGATCAGGATCCACCCCAActgagagagaagaaaaaaaaaaagagtacaaAATCGCCGAGTGCTTCGGCCTTTATAGAGAGAGAATCAGACAATAAGCGTGTTTTTCTCTATTTATGGATTCACTTgccaaagaaaataaaataaagaaatgtatGCAAATCTCTACTTAATTTTgcgtaataataaaaataagtcataTTATTTATCATCGAGTTTCATACTTTAATTATCATTcgttttatattaaaatatatatcatatatgcaTCTATTATCGATTATAGACAAATATGAGATATGAAGctcacaaaaaataattatagtttaAATAGATTCATATATCGTtccttcttcaaaatcaaaatttcataaatctaaaaaaagaaaaagagcaaGTTAGCGTTTTGTGTTAAATAACACTTTTGATActttaattatatgaaaagaaGTCTCGAAGCAACGATAgagttatatttatataatttataagttatagGTTCGAGCAGTTAAAGTTGCAACTTGCAGTGTCTACAACTATTTTCATTAGGATAAATCGTCGATATCACATTTCTTTTGAGTACAATTTTTTGCTAGactttttgaatataaaatattttatacatttaaatgtcttttcaattattataatatcTAACTAAATCTATTTAatcttcatttattcattttgaaatGTGCACTTTGATAATTtgcgcatatatatatatatatatatatatatatatatatatattcaccaattttcagaattattaaatattttatcattgtGTTAGATGAAACTTGTAATATTAGTCCATATTTGAGAATAGATATACTTGTAAGATAgttcaaaatatgatatattacaacaaaaaatcaacattttaattagttaaagTTAAATGTATTATGTAATATACCTCAAAGATCAAAACCATAATTTACCaataaatgaagaaacaaaaatatagttatttttgATAACGCGGGCTTGAATTTAgccaaattttattataatatcaGACGTGTTATGGAGTACGGTGTTCAGCAAGAACCTATTAATATTtatgctcttttttttttgaatttataacaaATTCAAACTATGAAAATGATCttttataaaaacacaaaatatgCATCTACAATATGCTAGGTTGCTTAAATTTTTTGCTTCTCATAAGTTGATACATATTTACTATACAAAAATTTGTGAATATAGTAAATCAAAATTCATAGCAACAAGTCCTTCAGAGTAGTTCTCCCAACAACATCCACATTTTCCTGAAAATATAGGTGCAAGAGAGTgagtaaaaaacaaaaaaataaaaaataaaaaatgcattGTAATtcgttttaaaataaaaaaatttactaaaaaattgaaacatgaaaaaattcaagaaacttcgtcacacacatatatatatataccataaTGACGATAAATCGTAcgattaaaatgtttaaaaagatctttttataacctcattttttttccattttaaagcCACAtgttaagaaaaacatttttggtatatttgacaaaaatcttaaacattttcctttttttcttcttcttaaattttatgtctAATTATAATAAACACCACATGCAAAATGATataaagagaaagtgaactaatcaatcaattatacatcaaattCCAAATCTAATTAGATCAACTTATAAATCCTATACATCTAATACTTCCATTCAAGGATCATTTATTCTCAACATTAGCAAGTAATTTGTAAATGGAGTAAACGATAGATTCTTAAACTTAACTCAACCTAAACAGAAAATAAGTGATTCGATAAATATGaattcatatatagaaaaactCTGCACAAGCTATTTGCAAAAGAAACTTCTCATAAACATGtgataaatatacaattaaggataaatattttttacactaTCAATATAATAGATATACTATATAGTTCCGAGTTGTTTTGGAATGCAtgttgaaattttcaaatatagtatatttttaatagattcaatatagatatttttaaatatttcgaACAACTAAGTACTTTATAACCTATAAAaacttcttattattatttccaTCTAatagtcaaaaataaaagaaatcattACTTTAGTAAATAGATATTATTTGAGTGACCTGATTAACGATGAATCGATCATTGTCAACACGATGCACCGGCCTTCCTCTCTCATCATACAAAATAAGCCCACTAAACCTCGGTAGCTCACACTTTTCACCCATCAATATTGGCCTTTGCCACACGGGCGAGTCCGAGTTGTGACTATGCCACTCCCCAGACTCGCCCTCGAGTAACGGAGAAGCTCTCTCCGTACTCCGACGCTCCTCCCACTTACTTGGCCCACTCCACCTCACCGTACTTGTCAGCACTTTCTTCACCGAACTATTCAAACTCAATAACTTTGATTCAGACCATTCTACGTCGATATCCGTGGGGTCTTGGCCCACTAACCCCTTTCTCCTAGTGGTTGCCCttcttttaaaacaaatagTAACCAAACAAATTACAATGATTAAGGAGCAAATGcaaatgaaaaatgcaattgaTTTTTGAGTTGTGAGCTTCCATTTGTCTTCTAAGTTCCATAAAATTGACTccattgttgttgtttttttcacAAATGCACTCAACAAATgctaaagagaaaaaaaaaacagaaattgCTCTGTATAATTTGATGCAAAGCATTTATTTTCTCACCGTTTTGGTTTTGGAGAGGAATTAAAAGCCATTCACGAGATATATCATGTAGAAGGAATTAAAGAATGATATCATTTATATAGGATCGATGGCGGAGTcggtattttcatttttcactgAGAGctcgtttggtagagtgtattagaaaaaataatgtattggatatcatatttttctaatctTGTATTAGTTATACAGTCTATTGTGTATCGAGGTGTGTATTActaatatcattatttttttttatgtattaataatataaagggTTTCAACACGTGCAATTAAATTGATTGATGATACATTTGTCACTCTAAGCCCTCTCTGGTATTTTCGTAAACGaatatttttatagaaattttACAACTGCAAGGTTTGTTATTTCTAATACATCAAATCAAATGGTGTATAGAAAATACAAGCATTACTAATACATTATATTCGATATTGTTTTTATGCAGTCTATCAAAACGATCTTTAAggaatttaaaatatgaaaacatatatacatgtataaacAGTGTAATTTAGTTAACCCTACCTAGCCTCTACTAATAGTGAATAAGACAACAATAATTGTGATCCCATAAGTCGAGTTTTAGGAGGGTGATGTGTAAGAAGTGTTTACATTTAGATTATAAGTGTGATGTAACATATGAATGCTGATGGAAtggttgaaaattttgagatctCTCCGTCTGTAATAAAAAATATCGCGTTTGAGTTTTAGATAcgaaaaattttatgtttagagTGAAAACATGTTACTCATGACCAATTCAAGTCAGTGATCATCAATCTATTAAGGGTGGTTGTAGAGTTGATTGTATGAGCTCGACAAAATTCAATAGCTTTGACccaaattttatctttttaaaaataagtttatacAGATCCTCAAATATGTTTTCggtaattaagaaaaaaaatgatagttgATAGTGATGCACTAAACTTTCACTATGCATAGTGTCCGAGGAAAGACAAGACCACGTGGATTTAT
Proteins encoded:
- the LOC107002329 gene encoding trifunctional UDP-glucose 4,6-dehydratase/UDP-4-keto-6-deoxy-D-glucose 3,5-epimerase/UDP-4-keto-L-rhamnose-reductase RHM1-like, which produces MSTYTPKNILITGAAGFIACHVANRLVRSYPDYKIVVLDKLDYCSSLKNLIPSRSSPNFKFVKGDIASADLVNYLLITESIDTIMHFAAQTHVDNSFGNSFEFTKNNIYGTHVLLEACKVTGQIRRFIHVSTDEVYGETDEDAVVGNHEASQLLPTNPYSATKAGAEMLVMAYGRSYGLPVITTRGNNVYGPNQFPEKLIPKFILLAMRGKPLPIHGDGCNVRSYLYCEDVAEAFECVLHKGEVGHVYNIGTTKERRVIDVAQDICKLFDIDSDKVIQFVENRPFNDQRYFLDDQKLKNLGWSETTRWEEGLKKTIEWYKNNPDWWGDVSGALLPHPRMLMMPGDIERNLDGAEKYDSGSTEFSGKSNETKMAAPASKTSNVPQKSPFKFLIYGRTGWIGGVLGKLCEKQGIPYEYGRGRLEDRSKLLADINSVKPTHVFNAAGVTGRPNVDWCESHKPETIRTNVAGTLNLADVCRENGLLMVNFATGCIFEYDAAHPEGSGIGFKEEDTPNFAGSFYSKTKAMVEDLLKNYDNVCTLRVRMPISSDLSNPRNFITKISRYNKVVNIPNSMTILDELLPISIEMAKRNLRGIWNFTNPGVVSHNEILEMYKKYIDPAFTYANFTVEEQAKVIVAARSNNEMDASKLKKEFPELLSIKESLIKYVFEPNKKTSA
- the LOC107001823 gene encoding uncharacterized protein LOC107001823; amino-acid sequence: MESILWNLEDKWKLTTQKSIAFFICICSLIIVICLVTICFKRRATTRRKGLVGQDPTDIDVEWSESKLLSLNSSVKKVLTSTVRWSGPSKWEERRSTERASPLLEGESGEWHSHNSDSPVWQRPILMGEKCELPRFSGLILYDERGRPVHRVDNDRFIVNQENVDVVGRTTLKDLLL